From Paenibacillus sp. PK3_47, the proteins below share one genomic window:
- a CDS encoding ABC transporter substrate-binding protein, producing the protein MKGTENKFRSGLLLASVMLGMSLLAGCGGGNNAAPAAEATAAAGASAAPDTAAAEPAAEPVTVKLQLKWVPQAQFAGYFLAQDKGYYAEEGLKVEILPGGPDIVPEQQVAGGSADIGVDWVASLLTSQEQEMPLVQIAQIYQKSGLVLVSKKEAGISGPADLKGKKVGNWMGGNEFEILALFDKYQLDPNKDLNFTKQGFTMDQFLGGEIDAASAMTYNEYQVVLESGVKPEELNVIDMNEEGVAMLEDNLFANSEWLEDNKETAAKFVRASLKGWKDAIADPEAAVDSVMKLTEEGSTTREHQLTMMTEVAKLIQPEGFDAARMGYTDEAAFRQTADIALKFGVIKEAANIEEAYTNEIVEMAAE; encoded by the coding sequence ATGAAAGGTACAGAAAACAAATTCCGCAGCGGGCTGTTGCTGGCTTCGGTGATGCTTGGGATGTCTTTGCTTGCCGGGTGCGGCGGGGGCAATAATGCTGCTCCGGCAGCGGAAGCGACAGCGGCGGCGGGGGCATCGGCAGCGCCGGATACAGCAGCGGCAGAACCCGCAGCAGAGCCGGTTACAGTGAAGCTGCAGCTGAAATGGGTGCCCCAGGCGCAGTTCGCCGGGTACTTTCTGGCCCAGGACAAGGGATACTATGCGGAAGAGGGGCTTAAGGTTGAAATTCTGCCGGGCGGACCGGATATTGTACCTGAGCAGCAGGTGGCCGGCGGCTCGGCTGATATCGGCGTGGATTGGGTAGCCAGTCTGCTGACCAGCCAGGAGCAGGAGATGCCGCTTGTACAGATTGCGCAGATTTACCAGAAGAGCGGACTTGTGCTCGTCTCCAAGAAAGAGGCTGGAATCAGCGGGCCGGCTGACCTGAAGGGCAAAAAGGTAGGCAACTGGATGGGCGGCAATGAATTTGAAATTCTGGCCCTGTTCGACAAGTACCAGCTCGACCCGAACAAGGATCTGAATTTCACAAAGCAGGGCTTTACGATGGACCAGTTCCTCGGCGGAGAAATCGATGCGGCCTCGGCAATGACTTACAACGAGTATCAGGTGGTGCTGGAGTCGGGAGTTAAGCCTGAAGAGCTGAACGTCATCGATATGAATGAGGAAGGCGTGGCCATGCTTGAAGATAATCTGTTTGCCAACAGTGAGTGGCTTGAAGACAACAAGGAAACGGCGGCGAAATTCGTCCGTGCTTCCCTGAAGGGCTGGAAGGATGCCATTGCCGATCCGGAAGCGGCCGTAGACAGTGTGATGAAGCTTACAGAGGAAGGCAGCACGACAAGGGAACATCAGCTGACTATGATGACAGAGGTGGCAAAGCTGATCCAGCCGGAAGGCTTTGATGCCGCCAGGATGGGATATACCGATGAGGCTGCCTTCCGGCAGACGGCAGATATTGCCCTGAAGTTCGGCGTAATCAAGGAAGCGGCGAATATAGAAGAAGCCTACACGAATGAGATTGTGGAGATGGCCGCGGAATAA
- a CDS encoding ABC transporter permease: MKWLNPAVILPLSAGVLFLLLWEYEVFHRLFDLKKYQLPLPSAIWESMRDNFSLLLSYTGYTLAEAVLGMLIGSACGFLVALAATAWPRWGGGSLTLVAALNAVPIVALAPIMNLWFGDGIGSRAAIVTATTMAAMAINAYKGMAAVDPLALDLMHSYAAGKPSVFRYLRIRNSLPYVFTALKINATASMIGAIVGEFFFSSRGLGYLLSNSIKVAKMPLGWSCIVLAAVVGVVFYLVVERLEKMFIKWHPSQRS; encoded by the coding sequence ATGAAATGGCTGAATCCGGCGGTGATCTTACCGCTGTCAGCAGGTGTGCTGTTCCTGCTGCTGTGGGAGTACGAGGTTTTTCACAGGCTGTTTGATCTCAAAAAATATCAGCTGCCGCTGCCTTCTGCCATCTGGGAGTCGATGCGGGATAACTTCAGCCTGCTGCTGTCCTACACCGGATATACCCTTGCCGAAGCTGTGCTTGGAATGCTGATCGGTTCGGCCTGCGGATTTCTGGTTGCCCTGGCGGCAACCGCCTGGCCCCGCTGGGGCGGCGGCAGCCTCACGCTGGTAGCTGCCCTGAATGCTGTTCCGATTGTGGCGCTTGCTCCGATCATGAATCTCTGGTTCGGGGACGGCATCGGCTCGCGGGCTGCCATCGTAACAGCAACCACAATGGCAGCCATGGCGATCAATGCTTACAAAGGTATGGCTGCCGTTGATCCGCTGGCTCTGGATCTGATGCATTCTTATGCGGCGGGCAAGCCGTCGGTATTCCGCTATCTGCGCATCCGGAACAGCTTGCCTTACGTCTTCACGGCACTCAAGATCAATGCCACAGCGAGCATGATCGGGGCTATCGTCGGTGAGTTTTTCTTCTCCTCCCGCGGGCTGGGCTATCTGCTCTCCAACTCGATCAAGGTAGCCAAAATGCCGCTGGGCTGGTCATGCATTGTGCTTGCGGCGGTCGTCGGCGTTGTCTTTTACCTGGTTGTTGAGCGGCTGGAGAAAATGTTCATCAAATGGCATCCCTCCCAGCGTTCATAA
- a CDS encoding MBL fold metallo-hydrolase yields MMEHTFQALGKHILIMHPEDDTDRPVLAAITGEKRTLLMDSGNSRAHAALFREELDRRGIRMPDLLVLTHWHWDHSFGMSAWEAPVIAHEGTVAMLAELSGREWTDAGMEELIQAGTISEESVEHIRLEYGDSRAVAVNKPDIAFTGTLTIDLGGITCELSHVGGDHSADSCLLYIKEERVLFLGDALGPAVYGGPRRYNSKNFLQLMDQVGSYQAECYVESHGLPMNEQEFRDDLAPWVQLARIVETAGDQREQVIQELKVWLQTEELPGDLLRGVDYFMAGNHYS; encoded by the coding sequence ATGATGGAGCATACGTTTCAAGCGCTCGGTAAACACATACTCATTATGCATCCGGAGGATGACACAGACCGTCCTGTCCTGGCGGCAATTACCGGAGAGAAGCGCACGCTGCTGATGGATTCCGGCAATTCACGGGCACATGCAGCACTGTTCCGGGAAGAGCTGGACAGACGCGGGATAAGGATGCCGGATCTGCTGGTGCTGACCCACTGGCACTGGGATCACAGTTTCGGCATGTCCGCTTGGGAAGCGCCGGTGATTGCCCATGAGGGAACGGTGGCGATGCTGGCGGAATTATCGGGCCGGGAATGGACGGATGCAGGCATGGAGGAGCTTATACAAGCCGGAACAATCAGTGAGGAGAGTGTGGAGCATATCCGGCTGGAATACGGTGACTCCAGGGCTGTTGCAGTCAATAAGCCGGATATTGCCTTTACCGGTACCCTTACAATTGATTTGGGCGGGATAACCTGCGAGCTGAGCCATGTCGGCGGGGACCATTCGGCTGACTCCTGCCTGCTCTACATAAAAGAGGAGCGTGTGCTCTTCCTCGGTGATGCACTGGGGCCCGCAGTGTACGGGGGTCCACGGAGGTACAACAGCAAGAATTTTTTGCAGCTGATGGATCAGGTGGGCAGTTATCAGGCAGAGTGTTATGTGGAATCCCACGGACTGCCTATGAATGAGCAGGAATTCCGGGATGATCTGGCACCCTGGGTGCAGCTGGCCCGGATTGTGGAGACCGCCGGAGATCAGCGGGAGCAGGTGATACAGGAGTTAAAGGTCTGGCTGCAGACAGAGGAGCTGCCCGGCGATCTGCTGAGGGGTGTGGACTATTTTATGGCAGGAAATCATTATTCATAA
- a CDS encoding ABC transporter permease, translated as MKGNGTLLRSRLLPLFVWIFGLLVVWEAVSWMLLHVVKTPLAQSKLPYVHEVAATLWKYSGTLLKEGGATFGNAGIGFLIGAAAGILLAVLMSLSKIIEQLAFPYAIASQMIPILGLAPIIYGIVRDEQISRIIISGYITFFPVALNMLRGLRSVDLSAVELMHSYAAKPWAVYFKLRFPAALPGLFSGLKIAAPLAVTGAILVELMGAQHGIGVIMLRNLYYGPSHTYMFWSTVLVGALLGIASYWLMSLIERFAAPWQPEFRPKGGGR; from the coding sequence ATGAAAGGGAACGGTACACTCCTGCGCAGCAGACTGCTGCCGCTGTTCGTCTGGATCTTTGGCCTGCTGGTGGTGTGGGAGGCTGTCTCCTGGATGCTGCTTCATGTGGTGAAGACACCGCTTGCCCAGTCAAAGCTGCCGTATGTCCATGAAGTGGCGGCGACCTTGTGGAAATATAGCGGTACCCTGCTGAAAGAGGGTGGGGCCACCTTCGGCAATGCCGGGATCGGATTCCTGATCGGGGCGGCGGCCGGTATTCTGCTCGCCGTGCTGATGAGTCTGTCGAAGATCATTGAGCAGCTGGCCTTCCCGTATGCGATTGCCTCGCAGATGATCCCTATTCTGGGGCTTGCGCCGATTATTTACGGAATTGTGCGGGATGAGCAGATATCGCGGATTATTATTTCCGGCTATATCACCTTCTTTCCGGTGGCGCTCAATATGCTGCGCGGCCTCCGCAGCGTGGATCTGTCAGCAGTGGAGCTGATGCATTCTTATGCCGCGAAGCCCTGGGCAGTGTACTTCAAGCTGCGCTTTCCGGCAGCCTTGCCCGGACTGTTCAGCGGACTAAAGATTGCTGCCCCGCTAGCGGTTACGGGAGCGATTCTGGTGGAGCTGATGGGTGCCCAGCACGGCATCGGTGTCATTATGCTCCGTAATCTGTACTATGGCCCCTCTCATACTTATATGTTCTGGTCCACTGTGCTTGTAGGGGCGCTGCTTGGTATTGCGAGCTACTGGCTGATGAGCCTGATTGAACGCTTTGCGGCACCATGGCAGCCGGAATTCCGTCCGAAGGGAGGCGGCCGCTGA
- a CDS encoding histidine kinase N-terminal 7TM domain-containing protein, whose product MDSMISSYIVIVAISGVLSALLALFAYYKKNTDFAGIKAFIISSAASAIYTFGFALELSGNTMQEISFWIKVEYLGMPYIAPSSLIMVMHFVGLDRLIKKKLLSVLYAVPLISTVLVWTNEYHHLFYQSIHFREDAPRPLVDVVMGPWYIVQGSMTFGCMLAGMCLILWQWGRMKRVYRRQLTTIFIGQFLPALGAFLYLMGATPYGMDPVPVIMSVTSTLYIWAILSRGMLTAAPIARENLFESMRDGVLVTDRSDMLVDYNRAATQMLQGLDASAVGRPLAQLFLHAGKEAVDYVMNVDPQISEERELAWNKDGEVCYYQVRSSPVQKKDGHLAGRMIMLIDVTERVLLQEKLLQLATIDSLTGIYNRMHFMSMSRSLLEAAVANRTPVSIILLDIDYFKNINDRYGHQYGDMALQHVVGVCRRHLQEGDIFGRYGGEEFVICLPGTSLSQAAETAEAIREDIEQSTIITPVGLIRVTSSFGVVDAHRQNITLEELLSEADHALYTSKRSGRNAVHFSNGVCITQFSPALK is encoded by the coding sequence ATGGATTCCATGATCTCAAGTTATATCGTGATAGTAGCCATCTCCGGTGTGCTCAGTGCACTGCTGGCGCTGTTTGCCTACTATAAAAAGAACACTGATTTTGCCGGAATCAAAGCTTTCATAATCAGCTCGGCCGCTTCCGCCATCTACACCTTCGGCTTTGCTCTGGAGCTGTCGGGAAACACGATGCAGGAAATCAGCTTCTGGATCAAGGTTGAGTATTTGGGAATGCCCTATATCGCTCCCTCCAGCCTTATTATGGTCATGCATTTTGTAGGCCTGGACAGGCTGATCAAAAAGAAACTGCTGTCCGTGTTATACGCAGTCCCGCTGATCTCCACGGTGCTCGTATGGACGAATGAATATCACCACCTGTTCTACCAGTCGATACATTTCCGGGAAGATGCCCCCAGACCCCTGGTCGATGTCGTAATGGGTCCATGGTATATCGTGCAGGGCAGTATGACCTTCGGCTGCATGCTCGCGGGGATGTGCCTGATTCTCTGGCAGTGGGGCCGGATGAAGCGGGTCTACCGCCGGCAGCTGACCACCATTTTTATCGGGCAGTTTCTGCCGGCTCTGGGCGCTTTTCTGTATTTAATGGGAGCGACCCCTTACGGCATGGATCCTGTACCGGTAATTATGAGCGTAACCTCAACCCTCTATATATGGGCCATCCTCTCCAGAGGCATGCTGACCGCCGCCCCGATTGCCCGCGAGAACCTGTTCGAGAGCATGCGTGACGGAGTCCTTGTAACAGACCGCTCAGATATGCTCGTTGATTACAACCGTGCTGCTACGCAGATGCTGCAGGGGCTGGATGCATCAGCAGTCGGCAGGCCGCTGGCCCAGCTGTTCCTGCATGCCGGAAAAGAAGCGGTGGATTATGTAATGAATGTGGACCCCCAGATCAGTGAGGAACGGGAGCTTGCCTGGAATAAAGACGGTGAGGTCTGCTATTACCAGGTCAGATCCTCTCCGGTCCAAAAAAAGGACGGCCACCTGGCAGGCCGGATGATCATGCTGATCGATGTCACCGAACGGGTGCTGCTTCAGGAAAAGCTGCTTCAGCTCGCCACGATTGACAGCCTGACCGGCATTTATAACCGTATGCACTTCATGTCCATGAGCCGTTCCCTGCTGGAAGCTGCGGTAGCCAACCGGACTCCTGTTTCCATTATTCTGCTCGATATTGACTACTTCAAAAACATCAATGACCGGTATGGGCATCAATACGGGGACATGGCGCTCCAGCATGTTGTCGGCGTATGCCGCAGGCATCTGCAGGAAGGTGACATTTTCGGGCGGTACGGAGGCGAGGAATTCGTGATCTGTCTGCCCGGCACCTCTCTTAGCCAGGCCGCTGAGACAGCGGAGGCTATCCGCGAGGACATTGAGCAGAGCACCATAATTACACCTGTCGGCCTGATCCGCGTCACCTCCAGCTTCGGAGTGGTCGATGCGCACCGCCAGAACATTACGCTGGAAGAGCTTCTGTCCGAGGCGGATCATGCACTTTATACATCTAAAAGGAGCGGCCGCAACGCTGTCCATTTCTCTAATGGCGTATGTATCACCCAATTTTCTCCTGCTCTGAAATAG
- a CDS encoding PucR family transcriptional regulator, whose amino-acid sequence MDWELVFTVRDALGRPLFGEAEMIGGKNGLNRAIRWVHVLESASFDSLIHGEEMILTTGMGVSVDLPSSLSFMQNLIDKNAACLCIELGAYFSRIPQEMIDLANKHDFPLIIFTRTVRFVDITLDLHSLIINRHHRMLQELESISREFHRLTLTSQGTIKVLQLLCKSTRTQIVYLQPQGKPLFFPAVPPEEQTPLLNFFDSFSEEMEGLQPDAAPYLREYGHKTAALKPVGALDQTWAYILMICRHKPQEFDCLLLDSASLSIAQELLRTRYMEERKLFSENLWVDELVGGRIEDDNRVKGLAGPDFNIVNELPYRVCLIEIENPRDVKWNSSENEWESITFHLSLILRSIFEKYSLRPLITLKNNRLTVIALDIQSKLPGKLRLQQALDALQHIRSDEKLKDLQLVIGVSKSRKGLRHAHAGYQEAVQALSLYSCYQKPVLFYEELGVFQLLLNLNDGSTLENFIRSYLGPLIDHDQSKGSELLLTLRVFLDHDGSKQIAARSLFIVRQSLYYRLDKITELLGEDFMLPENRISIQVALRAYQLLYPDKLTLPSSRSAQL is encoded by the coding sequence ATGGATTGGGAGCTTGTATTTACGGTCCGCGATGCGCTGGGGCGGCCATTATTCGGTGAAGCGGAGATGATCGGGGGAAAGAACGGCCTGAACCGCGCCATCCGCTGGGTGCATGTACTGGAGAGCGCCAGCTTTGACAGTCTCATCCACGGGGAGGAGATGATTCTGACCACCGGAATGGGCGTCAGCGTGGATTTGCCCTCATCCCTGTCCTTTATGCAGAACTTGATCGACAAGAATGCCGCCTGCCTGTGTATTGAGCTCGGAGCTTATTTCAGCCGGATTCCGCAGGAGATGATCGACCTTGCGAACAAGCATGACTTTCCGCTGATTATATTCACCCGGACCGTCCGTTTTGTGGACATCACCCTTGACCTGCATTCCCTCATCATCAACCGTCATCACCGCATGCTGCAGGAGCTGGAGAGCATTTCCCGCGAATTCCACCGTCTGACACTGACCTCCCAGGGAACCATCAAAGTGCTGCAGCTTTTATGCAAAAGCACCCGCACACAGATTGTCTATCTGCAGCCGCAGGGTAAACCCCTGTTCTTTCCGGCGGTGCCTCCTGAAGAGCAGACCCCGCTGCTGAACTTCTTCGATTCTTTCAGCGAAGAAATGGAGGGCCTCCAGCCGGACGCCGCACCTTATCTCCGCGAATACGGGCACAAGACAGCTGCTTTGAAGCCTGTCGGCGCCCTGGACCAGACCTGGGCCTACATTCTGATGATCTGCCGCCACAAGCCGCAGGAATTTGACTGTCTGCTGCTCGATTCCGCCTCCCTATCCATTGCCCAGGAGCTGCTGCGCACACGTTATATGGAGGAGCGGAAGCTGTTCTCCGAAAATTTGTGGGTCGATGAGCTGGTGGGCGGACGCATTGAGGATGATAACCGGGTCAAGGGACTGGCCGGCCCTGATTTCAATATCGTAAATGAGCTTCCCTACCGCGTATGCCTGATTGAGATCGAGAACCCGCGTGACGTCAAATGGAACAGCTCCGAGAACGAATGGGAGTCGATTACCTTCCATTTGTCGCTCATTCTGAGATCCATTTTTGAGAAATATTCGCTGCGCCCGCTGATCACGCTCAAGAACAACCGCCTGACCGTCATCGCCCTCGACATCCAGTCCAAGCTGCCCGGCAAGCTGCGGCTGCAGCAGGCGCTTGATGCGCTGCAGCATATCCGCTCTGATGAGAAACTAAAGGACCTGCAGCTCGTCATCGGAGTCAGCAAGTCCCGCAAAGGCCTGAGGCATGCCCATGCCGGCTATCAGGAAGCCGTCCAGGCATTGTCACTCTATTCCTGTTATCAGAAGCCCGTTCTGTTCTATGAGGAGCTCGGAGTATTCCAGCTGCTGCTGAATCTGAATGACGGCAGCACGCTGGAAAATTTCATCCGCAGCTATCTCGGCCCGCTGATCGACCATGACCAGTCCAAGGGCAGCGAGCTGCTGCTGACGCTGCGCGTCTTCCTGGATCATGACGGCTCCAAGCAAATCGCAGCGCGCAGCCTGTTCATCGTCAGACAATCCCTCTACTACCGCCTGGACAAAATCACCGAGCTGCTCGGTGAGGACTTCATGCTGCCGGAGAACCGCATCTCTATTCAGGTCGCACTGCGCGCCTACCAGCTGCTGTATCCCGACAAGCTTACTTTGCCCAGCTCCCGTTCAGCACAGCTGTAA
- a CDS encoding ABC transporter ATP-binding protein: MSLVAAKIPEIQLQNVEMRYKTEAADVLALHQVSLDIARGEFVSLLGPSGCGKTTLLRLMADLITPTGGNVTVAGKTAKEARLAQKYGIVFQSPVLYDWRKVKHNITLPLELMGVKKPAREEKAQELLELVGLQGFADKYPWQLSGGMQQRVAIARALAMEPEILLMDEPFSALDEFTRERLNEELLSVWNKVKSTVVFVTHSIPESIFLSDRVFVLSPHPGRLSAVVDIPLPRPRTAEMRNSPQFFELVAHIRDSFEGV; this comes from the coding sequence ATGTCATTGGTAGCGGCAAAAATTCCTGAAATCCAGCTGCAAAATGTGGAGATGCGCTATAAGACGGAGGCGGCCGATGTGCTTGCGCTGCATCAGGTCAGCCTGGACATTGCCCGGGGAGAGTTTGTCTCCCTTCTGGGGCCGTCCGGCTGCGGCAAAACAACTCTGCTCAGGCTGATGGCAGATCTTATAACACCGACTGGCGGAAATGTGACAGTGGCCGGAAAAACCGCCAAGGAAGCCCGGCTGGCGCAAAAATACGGAATCGTATTTCAAAGTCCTGTGCTGTATGACTGGCGGAAGGTGAAGCATAACATTACGCTTCCGCTGGAGCTGATGGGGGTGAAAAAGCCTGCCCGTGAGGAGAAGGCGCAGGAGCTTCTGGAGCTGGTGGGCCTGCAGGGCTTCGCGGACAAATACCCCTGGCAGCTGAGCGGAGGCATGCAGCAGCGGGTAGCTATTGCCAGAGCGCTGGCCATGGAACCGGAAATTCTGCTTATGGATGAGCCGTTTTCCGCGCTGGATGAATTCACCCGCGAACGGCTTAATGAGGAACTGCTCTCCGTCTGGAACAAAGTGAAGAGCACCGTTGTTTTCGTCACTCACAGTATCCCTGAATCCATTTTCCTGTCCGACCGGGTGTTTGTGCTATCTCCGCATCCGGGGAGGTTGTCTGCAGTGGTTGATATTCCGCTGCCGCGTCCGCGTACGGCGGAGATGAGAAACAGCCCGCAATTTTTTGAACTGGTTGCCCACATCCGCGACAGCTTTGAAGGGGTGTAG
- a CDS encoding CoA-acylating methylmalonate-semialdehyde dehydrogenase → MSLLIKQTEKVRNYVNGVWTDSSSGVQEEVFNPATGEIIAYVPISSREETDQAVRAAAEAYKLWKKVAVPRRARYFFQYQQLLVQHWTELAGLITLENGKSTEEAMGEVQRGIECVEFASGIPTLMMGSQLPDIATGIESGMYRYPLGVIGGIAPFNFPMMVPCWMFPLAVACGNTFVLKPSERTPLLMNRLAELFAEAGFPPGVLNVVHGAHEVVNGLLEHEEVKAISFVGSQPVAEYVYKHGTAHGKRVQALAGAKNHSIVLPDADLDNAVKNITAAAFGSAGERCMACSVVVVHEDIADELVGRLIEAADELRIGNGSEEGVFLGPVIRQSNKDRTAAYIETGVRENAELVRDGRKDAAASGAGYFLGPTIFDRVEPGMTIWRDEIFAPVLSVVRVKDLAEAITVTNESSFANGACIYTDSAKAVREFREEIDAGMLGVNLGVPAPMAFFPFSGYKKSFYGDLHANGRDGVEFYTRKKMLTARY, encoded by the coding sequence ATGTCTCTGCTAATAAAGCAGACAGAGAAAGTCAGAAATTATGTGAATGGTGTCTGGACAGATTCCTCTTCCGGAGTTCAGGAGGAGGTCTTCAATCCGGCCACCGGAGAAATTATCGCTTATGTGCCGATCTCCAGCCGGGAGGAGACGGATCAGGCGGTCCGGGCGGCGGCTGAGGCTTATAAGCTGTGGAAAAAGGTTGCCGTTCCGCGCCGGGCCAGGTATTTCTTCCAGTATCAGCAGCTGCTGGTGCAGCACTGGACTGAGCTGGCCGGACTGATTACGCTGGAGAACGGCAAAAGCACGGAGGAGGCTATGGGGGAGGTGCAGCGCGGCATTGAGTGCGTCGAGTTTGCTTCGGGCATCCCCACGCTGATGATGGGAAGCCAGCTCCCCGACATTGCCACAGGCATTGAATCCGGCATGTACCGCTATCCGCTTGGCGTCATTGGCGGGATCGCACCGTTCAATTTTCCGATGATGGTGCCCTGCTGGATGTTCCCGCTGGCGGTTGCCTGCGGCAATACGTTTGTGCTGAAACCGTCCGAACGCACGCCGCTATTGATGAACCGGCTGGCCGAGCTGTTCGCGGAGGCAGGGTTTCCGCCCGGCGTGCTCAATGTAGTCCACGGCGCGCATGAGGTCGTGAACGGGCTGCTTGAGCATGAAGAGGTGAAGGCAATATCCTTCGTCGGTTCCCAGCCGGTAGCGGAATATGTGTATAAGCATGGAACGGCGCACGGCAAGCGGGTGCAGGCACTGGCCGGCGCCAAAAATCACTCAATTGTGCTTCCGGATGCCGACCTGGACAATGCCGTAAAGAATATTACTGCTGCTGCCTTTGGCTCAGCAGGTGAACGCTGTATGGCCTGTTCTGTAGTTGTGGTACATGAGGATATCGCGGATGAGCTGGTGGGCCGCCTGATTGAAGCAGCGGATGAACTGAGGATCGGAAACGGCAGTGAAGAGGGGGTATTCCTCGGTCCTGTAATCCGCCAGTCGAATAAAGACCGTACGGCAGCTTACATTGAAACAGGTGTGAGGGAGAATGCCGAGCTGGTGCGTGACGGGCGCAAGGATGCAGCGGCTTCCGGTGCGGGATATTTTCTTGGGCCGACCATCTTCGACCGGGTGGAGCCGGGAATGACAATCTGGCGTGACGAAATTTTTGCGCCGGTGCTGTCCGTAGTCCGTGTCAAGGATCTTGCGGAAGCCATTACCGTGACGAATGAGTCCTCTTTTGCCAATGGAGCCTGCATTTATACGGATAGTGCCAAAGCGGTCAGGGAGTTCCGTGAGGAAATTGATGCGGGAATGCTGGGTGTGAATCTGGGCGTGCCTGCGCCGATGGCCTTTTTTCCGTTCTCCGGCTACAAGAAGTCGTTCTACGGGGATCTGCATGCCAATGGACGTGACGGTGTTGAATTCTATACCCGCAAAAAAATGCTTACGGCACGTTATTGA
- a CDS encoding aspartate aminotransferase family protein, with the protein MQSLGKESELAIKKDQQYLWHNITPYSETSPPMIAAAASGSWVTDIDGNKFLDGMSGLWCVNVGYGRKELADAAYQQLLSLPYFPLTQSHMPAIALAEKLNEWLEDDYVIFFSNSGSEANEAAFKIARQYQQQTGQHYRHKFIARYRGYHGSSLGALSATGQAQRKYKYEPLSGGFLHVAPPDSYRRPDGMTAEAFNLQCAQAIEDTIIWEGAETVAAVIMEPVITGGGVIVPHQVYLDRVQEICRKHGLLLIIDEVICGFGRSGRKFGHHNFGIKPDIVTMAKGLTSAYLPLSATAVRKDIYEAFKDNSDDYGHFRHINTFGGNPAACALALRNLEILEQDQLVERAAILGQRLHSGLAGLLEHRLVGDIRSFGLVIGIELVADKITKQPAELPVVKGIIAECKSKGLIIGKNGDTVAGYNNVLTLAPPLSSTDEDVQFIIDTLTAVLNGSWAK; encoded by the coding sequence GTGCAGAGCCTGGGCAAAGAAAGTGAACTGGCCATTAAAAAGGACCAGCAGTATTTATGGCATAATATTACGCCTTACAGTGAGACCAGCCCGCCGATGATTGCTGCAGCCGCAAGCGGATCATGGGTTACGGATATCGATGGGAACAAATTTCTGGACGGAATGTCCGGACTTTGGTGTGTAAATGTCGGCTACGGACGAAAAGAGCTGGCGGACGCCGCCTATCAGCAGCTGCTCAGCCTGCCTTACTTTCCGCTGACCCAAAGCCATATGCCGGCTATTGCGCTCGCCGAGAAGCTGAATGAGTGGCTGGAGGATGATTATGTCATTTTCTTCTCCAACAGCGGCTCTGAGGCCAACGAAGCAGCCTTCAAAATCGCCCGCCAGTACCAGCAGCAGACCGGCCAGCATTACCGGCATAAGTTCATCGCCCGCTACCGCGGTTATCACGGGAGTTCGCTCGGGGCGCTCTCGGCTACCGGCCAGGCGCAGCGCAAATATAAGTATGAGCCGCTTAGCGGCGGGTTCCTGCATGTAGCTCCGCCTGACAGCTACCGCCGGCCTGACGGAATGACGGCCGAGGCATTCAATCTCCAGTGCGCGCAGGCCATCGAGGATACGATCATCTGGGAGGGTGCAGAGACGGTAGCGGCGGTCATTATGGAGCCGGTTATTACAGGCGGCGGGGTTATAGTGCCGCATCAGGTCTACCTGGACCGGGTGCAGGAAATTTGCCGGAAGCATGGCCTGCTGCTGATCATTGACGAGGTGATCTGCGGCTTCGGGCGTTCCGGGCGGAAGTTCGGACATCATAATTTTGGCATCAAGCCGGATATCGTTACGATGGCGAAGGGGCTGACCAGCGCCTATCTTCCTCTGTCGGCAACGGCGGTGCGCAAGGATATTTATGAAGCGTTCAAGGATAACAGCGATGATTACGGCCATTTCCGCCACATTAACACCTTCGGCGGCAATCCTGCAGCCTGTGCGCTCGCGCTGCGCAATCTGGAAATCCTGGAGCAGGATCAACTTGTGGAACGTGCCGCCATCCTGGGGCAAAGGCTGCACAGCGGGCTGGCCGGGCTGCTGGAGCACAGGCTGGTGGGCGATATCCGCAGCTTCGGGCTGGTAATCGGCATAGAGCTGGTGGCGGATAAAATTACGAAGCAGCCTGCCGAACTGCCGGTTGTCAAAGGCATTATTGCCGAATGCAAATCGAAGGGGCTCATTATCGGCAAGAACGGGGACACGGTCGCAGGCTACAATAATGTGCTTACGCTTGCGCCGCCGTTATCCTCGACAGACGAGGATGTGCAGTTCATTATCGACACACTTACAGCTGTGCTGAACGGGAGCTGGGCAAAGTAA